Part of the Methylomonas sp. AM2-LC genome, ATCGATGATTCTGTTTCACCCGATTGTTTAGATATTTGAGCTGTAGAATCTATATAAGGTACACTCAGCAATCAGGAATAATCCGACTATGCCAAGCAGGCTACTCAACGTCCCTGAGGGTAAGTAATTAGGAAAAGAAATGCTAGTTAAAGCTATTATAATCTTCCTTTTATTATTGGTTACCAGACCAGCTTGCGCCGCATTTTCTGAGGGTGACTACCGATTTGAACTTGAAATTGGAGGACGAACACGTAGCTATTTGGTACATATACCGCCTAAATCCGGACCCCTACCTGTCGTAATCAATTTGCATGGCGGTGGAGGCAATGCCCAACAGCATCGCGAAACTACGGGAATGGATGCTGCAGCCGATCATGATGGCTATATTGCAGTTTATCCTAATGGCAGCGGGTTGCTATCGGAACGACTATTAACCTGGAACGCTGGAAATTGCTGTGCTTATGCTCAAACTCAAGGGATCGATGATGTGGGATTCATTTCTGCGTTACTGGGGGATCTGGAAAAACGCGCAAATATTGATAGTCACCGTATTTATGCTGTCGGTCATTCCAATGGTGGCATGATGGCCCATCGTCTTGGAGAAGCATTGCCGGAACGAATTACCGCAATTGCTTCGATTGCCGGATCACATGTGCCGACTGCTGCAAATGGCCGAGCTATTCCGGTGTTGCATATCCATAGCGAAGATGATCCGCGAGCTCTCTATTATGGCGGCCTTGGGCCTCCCTTTCCTTTAACCGGAACAAGGGTTTTTCATCCATCAGTGAACGCTGCACTATCGGAGTGGGTTCGCCATGATGGTTGTAATTCGGTTCCTACAGAGGTAGCATTTAAATCGAATGGAACGCATACGGCAAGGAAATTGGTTTATGAAAATTGCTTTGATGGTGCTCAGGTCGTGCTATGGAAGCTCACCAGTGCTGGTCATGGATGGCCCGGTGGTAAACCCATTCTTAAAAAGCTAGTCGGCCCCAGCACAAACGTCATCGACGCAAATACGGAAGTTTGGGCATTTTTCTTGCAGTTTCAGTTGCCTTAATAAAACATAAACATCCAAAATACACGTTTTTTTTAAAAAAGACGCTACGAACTTGGTGATAGAAAAAAGGGTTTTGTTGCAGTTTTTTAAATAAAAGGGTAGTATCCGTGTCTCGCTCTGCAAACACCTTGCAAACATTAATCGCCACCACCACAACCTCCGCCGCAACCGCTATCTCCTCCATCACCACTACCCGCATCGGACCAGTCACCAAAGCCATCGGTAAAGCCGTCGAAATCCGCACTAGAAAAATCACCACCACAGTATGATGTGCCCCTTGAGTTATCAGCAGGTTTAAGTCCTCGGCAATCAGCTGCATAGAAAAAGCCATCGTCTATGTTGAGTTTTTTGTCAATGGCGAATAATAGTGGTAAACGACTAGGTTTGCGTGGATCAATATTTTCTTCCCGGCAAGTTAGCCACCAAATACGCCGCAAACCGGTATTGTCTTGTCGGTTTTTGCTTAGAACCACTGCTGGGGTGTGATGGAAAAAACCACCGAAAGCTTTACGGCAAAATAATTCATAGTGACGAGTATATAGAATCAGTTCATGCCAGAGATCATCGGTTACCTGTGATGGCATTGCTACAAAACGGCATCCGCCTTGCATATAGGCCAGAAAAAACTGACGTAAGGCACGCCCTGCCAATTGGCAATCTTTCAGTGACAGTTCTGGGCGTCGTTTACGCAATTTTTCATAGAGGCCTGCCGGAAAACTATAAGTGCGGATATAGTCGCTCCGCACACTACGGCGCCAACGACGCCAAACTAATGTCAATAGCAACAGCAGAGTTAATATAATTACAATGGACAACATCTTCATCCGGTTTGAATGGGCTTTGTTGAATAAATCAAAAAATGGACATAGCTCCCTATTTTCTGGCAATGTTTAAATTTTAACAGACACAGGCATGCCTAAGTCGGTCATCCGATTGAGCGCAACGGCACTTGCCAAAGCCTCCGCTTTTTGTTGCGGCAGCTGACGCGCTTTCATCGTGTTGCCAAAAATCCGCTTGTAGCGTTGCATGGCCAGTTCGACATAATTACGCAAGCCATAGCCGGTCTTTTTTTGCCAAGCGATACGGCCATACTGGTCGATTACTTTGATATGGTTGTCTCGCTGGCTATCGCCTGCGGGTGAACAAACAGCGGTCTTATGCGGTGGAACGATTACTTGTGCATCCGGCTTCAGACTTAACACCGCTTTACAAACCGGATCGCCATCGTAGGCGCCATCGGCAATGAAGGTGTCAAATGGCGTGTCGATTTGGTCAAGCAAATCCGGTACCGCCGATGGATCTCCTGTTTCCGGCGTGGTCAGTTCGCAGGCGATGATTTGATGGTTTTCATCGACCGCAAGG contains:
- a CDS encoding alpha/beta fold hydrolase yields the protein MLVKAIIIFLLLLVTRPACAAFSEGDYRFELEIGGRTRSYLVHIPPKSGPLPVVINLHGGGGNAQQHRETTGMDAAADHDGYIAVYPNGSGLLSERLLTWNAGNCCAYAQTQGIDDVGFISALLGDLEKRANIDSHRIYAVGHSNGGMMAHRLGEALPERITAIASIAGSHVPTAANGRAIPVLHIHSEDDPRALYYGGLGPPFPLTGTRVFHPSVNAALSEWVRHDGCNSVPTEVAFKSNGTHTARKLVYENCFDGAQVVLWKLTSAGHGWPGGKPILKKLVGPSTNVIDANTEVWAFFLQFQLP